Proteins encoded in a region of the Streptomyces sp. NBC_01471 genome:
- a CDS encoding DUF5719 family protein has protein sequence MNRTAIALAAAVAALAAVTGFAVVAAPSDAATTPQAAARLPVERSSLVCPAPSTSDLAETSYTAFTPAGKGGGPAGSAQLLPSVTGPGTDAKKGKGKGGATDQGKPVVSLKQPGKPVVDKESGGDTPALIGSADGPLAPGWTVQQTTTVDAGGSRGVLGTNCTAPDTDFWFPGASTAASRQDYVHLTNPDDSAAVADIELYGKDGAVKSEVGEGITVPARSTVPVLLSTLTPDPAENLTVHVSTRTGRVGAVVQSMDDKLGSDWLPASTAPADKLVLPGIPADATSVRLVALAPGSDDVDLKVQLAGADGTITPAGHETLHLKGGMTSSADLGDVTRGAAGSLVLSPSGGGRTPVVAALRVVRGKGSKQEVAFIPATAPVGERASVADNRSKGSVLSLAAPGATAKVKVTSSPGSGGGSQAVKEYTVKGGTTLAVKPTPPPGLKGSYALTVEPEAGGGQVYASRMLELPQDGVPMFTVQTLPDDRGTVSVPRARQDLSLLDD, from the coding sequence GTGAACCGCACCGCCATCGCCCTCGCGGCGGCCGTCGCAGCCCTCGCGGCCGTCACCGGTTTCGCCGTGGTCGCCGCACCGTCGGACGCGGCCACCACGCCGCAGGCCGCGGCCCGGCTGCCCGTCGAACGCTCCAGCCTGGTCTGCCCGGCGCCCAGCACGTCCGACCTCGCCGAGACGTCGTACACGGCCTTCACCCCGGCCGGGAAGGGCGGCGGGCCGGCCGGCAGCGCCCAGTTGCTGCCGTCGGTCACCGGTCCCGGGACGGACGCGAAGAAGGGCAAGGGCAAGGGCGGTGCGACGGACCAGGGGAAGCCGGTGGTGTCGCTCAAGCAGCCCGGAAAGCCCGTCGTCGACAAGGAGTCCGGCGGCGACACACCGGCTCTGATCGGTTCGGCCGACGGCCCGCTGGCCCCCGGCTGGACCGTCCAGCAGACCACGACGGTCGACGCAGGTGGCTCACGCGGGGTGCTCGGCACCAACTGCACGGCGCCGGACACCGACTTCTGGTTCCCCGGCGCCAGCACGGCGGCGTCCCGCCAGGACTACGTGCACCTCACCAACCCGGACGACAGCGCGGCGGTCGCCGACATCGAGCTGTACGGGAAGGACGGCGCCGTCAAGTCCGAGGTGGGGGAGGGGATCACGGTCCCCGCGAGGTCGACGGTTCCGGTCCTGCTCTCGACGCTGACACCCGATCCCGCCGAGAACCTCACCGTCCATGTCAGCACCCGTACCGGCCGGGTCGGCGCCGTGGTGCAGTCCATGGACGACAAGCTCGGCAGCGACTGGCTGCCCGCCTCCACCGCCCCGGCCGACAAGCTGGTCCTGCCCGGGATCCCGGCGGACGCCACCTCCGTACGGCTGGTGGCCCTCGCCCCGGGCTCGGACGACGTGGACCTCAAGGTCCAGCTGGCCGGCGCCGACGGCACGATCACCCCGGCGGGCCACGAGACGCTGCACCTCAAGGGGGGCATGACCTCGTCCGCCGACCTGGGCGACGTGACCAGGGGCGCGGCGGGGTCGCTGGTGCTCTCCCCATCGGGCGGCGGCAGGACGCCGGTGGTGGCCGCCCTGCGCGTGGTGCGCGGCAAGGGCAGCAAGCAGGAGGTCGCCTTCATCCCGGCGACCGCACCGGTGGGCGAACGGGCATCAGTGGCCGACAACCGCTCCAAGGGCTCGGTGCTGTCGCTGGCCGCTCCGGGCGCCACGGCCAAGGTGAAGGTGACCTCCTCGCCGGGCAGCGGCGGGGGTTCCCAGGCCGTCAAGGAGTACACGGTCAAGGGCGGTACGACGCTCGCGGTCAAGCCGACCCCGCCGCCCGGGCTCAAGGGCTCGTACGCGCTGACGGTCGAGCCGGAGGCGGGCGGCGGCCAGGTCTACGCGTCGCGCATGCTCGAACTCCCGCAGGACGGGGTCCCGATGTTCACGGTGCAGACGCTCCCCGACGACCGGGGGACGGTCTCGGTACCGCGTGCCCGGCAGGATCTGTCCCTGCTGGACGACTGA
- a CDS encoding DUF3499 domain-containing protein, producing the protein MSPVRRCSRTACGRPAVATLTYVYADSTAVLGPLATYAEPHCYDLCAEHGERLTAPRGWEVVRLTDGSAPARPSGDDLEALANAVREAARPHERAPEPGGGGTRQTGPAESGRRGHLRVLRSPES; encoded by the coding sequence GTGAGCCCTGTACGTCGCTGTTCTCGCACTGCGTGCGGCCGCCCCGCCGTCGCGACGCTGACGTACGTCTACGCCGACTCGACCGCGGTTCTCGGTCCGCTCGCGACTTACGCTGAGCCCCACTGCTACGACCTGTGCGCCGAGCACGGCGAGCGGTTGACCGCCCCGCGCGGCTGGGAGGTCGTCCGTCTCACCGACGGCTCGGCCCCCGCCAGGCCCAGCGGTGACGATCTCGAAGCGCTCGCCAACGCCGTACGGGAAGCCGCCAGACCGCACGAGCGCGCACCCGAACCCGGTGGTGGCGGTACACGCCAGACCGGTCCGGCCGAGAGCGGGCGCCGGGGCCACCTCCGCGTACTGCGCTCTCCGGAGTCCTGA
- a CDS encoding glycosyltransferase, with translation MSVHSQSTAPYEAATPAFAPAHPPEFPQHVVTAVLVTHDGARWLPDALAGLLGQERPVQNVVAADTGSADASASLVTEALGAERVLHLARRTGFGAAVDEAARTAGVLTPEELPYLKRPSGWDPVSRSWRDETYDMPELPHGEPVQWLWLLHDDCAPDPDALTELLRVVDNDPHAVIVGPKLRGWYDRKQLLEVGVSIANSGRRWTGLDRREQDQGQHDQVRSVLSVSTAGMLIRRDVWEELGGFDRRLPLMRDDVDLCWRAHAAGHSVVVAPDAVLRHAEASARERRPIDCVGRSVASPHRVDKAGAVYTLLVNTRGRGLPYVLLRLVFGTLLRVIAYLVGKAPGQALDEVAGLVGTLLRPERILAARRTRGAGSVDAGELRPLFPPPGATVKATAEQVVGHFGGSSDVEAGSRHGAVESGPGGDDADFLEIEQFARLKRIARKPAPVLFAVLLLVSLIACRALLGGGALAGGALLPAPDHVSELWNRYADVWHPLSTGGTQTAPPYLGIVAVFSTVLLGHTGLALTLLLVCSVPLAGLTAYFASRPLTGSRLLRAWGSIAYAFLPAATGALASGRLGTAVLAVLLPLIARCAVSAAGVRGERGSWRAVWAYAFLLTLTMAFTPVVWPLAVVVGIAVLVLHRDEITAYGLRLLAVAGTPLVLLAPWSLSLLAGPSGSFREAGMEFGTGSASALDLLGMSPGGPKTAGGVLLIAVVLAALAALLRGERQFAIRGAWAVALLGLVFSVPANRSGWAGPTTLVYGLALLAAAVLGAEGARGRVATQSFGWRQPVAGLIAVAALLAPVIAAFSWMVSGADGPLERRDPVQVPAFVAEESGTRDQARTLILGGTSPAEVSYTLVRGSGGRLGDAELARAGGSSPRLDKVVSNLVAGSGADQSSQLSGYAIRYLLVRDGAPREMSRVLDATPGLSRLSQLDGSELWRVDRQVARATIVSGTSQDASSEPQSVAAGPVDIHTTVPAGASGRVLRLADAAAPGWQATLDGRSLTRTTVDGWAQGFELPAQGGKLDVSYDEPLTHTLWVWAQVLLAVVLLVLALPGRRKRIDDDLPEEELPVPAEPVAGEGRRARRLRAAAQAEAAGSTDGPDPAGGPDTTGATEDGPAGEPGEQDPYAPAGDPAGAPQAAPAHPAADDGFAPQYGSEIPQQPAYGEWEQSAYATGDYSQYPAGQYGSEGHYGNDGTYVPGQYGQDAQYGSEGQYGGEGQYADDGRGGGGQQGQYPEGQQQYDPYQQQPDGQYDPYGYGRPQQRPYPDENEHRPDGSNQ, from the coding sequence ATGTCCGTGCACAGCCAATCGACGGCCCCTTACGAGGCCGCAACGCCTGCGTTCGCTCCCGCACACCCACCCGAATTCCCGCAGCACGTCGTCACCGCGGTGCTCGTCACCCACGACGGCGCCCGCTGGCTGCCCGACGCGCTCGCCGGGCTGCTCGGCCAGGAGCGGCCCGTCCAGAACGTCGTCGCGGCCGACACCGGCAGCGCCGACGCGTCCGCGAGCCTGGTCACCGAAGCGCTCGGCGCCGAGCGGGTGTTGCACCTCGCCCGCCGTACCGGCTTCGGTGCCGCCGTCGACGAGGCGGCCCGCACCGCCGGAGTCCTCACCCCCGAGGAACTGCCGTACCTGAAGCGGCCCAGCGGCTGGGACCCGGTGAGCCGCAGCTGGCGCGACGAGACCTATGACATGCCCGAACTGCCGCACGGCGAACCGGTGCAGTGGCTCTGGCTCCTCCACGACGACTGCGCCCCCGACCCCGACGCGCTCACCGAGCTGCTGCGCGTGGTCGACAACGACCCGCACGCCGTCATCGTCGGACCCAAACTGCGCGGCTGGTACGACCGCAAGCAACTGCTCGAAGTCGGCGTCTCGATCGCCAACAGCGGTCGCCGCTGGACCGGCCTCGACCGCCGTGAACAGGACCAGGGCCAGCACGACCAGGTCCGCTCCGTCCTGTCCGTCTCGACCGCCGGAATGCTCATCAGACGGGACGTCTGGGAGGAACTGGGCGGCTTCGACCGCAGACTGCCGCTGATGCGGGACGACGTCGACCTGTGCTGGCGGGCACACGCCGCCGGCCACAGCGTCGTCGTCGCACCCGACGCCGTCCTGCGGCACGCGGAGGCATCGGCCCGCGAGCGCAGGCCCATCGACTGCGTGGGCCGCTCCGTGGCCAGCCCGCACCGCGTCGACAAAGCGGGCGCCGTCTACACCCTGCTCGTCAACACCCGTGGCCGCGGACTGCCGTACGTCCTGCTCCGGCTGGTCTTCGGCACGCTGCTGAGAGTGATCGCCTATCTGGTCGGCAAGGCGCCGGGACAGGCGCTCGACGAGGTCGCCGGGCTCGTCGGCACCCTGCTGCGCCCCGAACGGATCCTCGCCGCACGGCGCACCCGGGGGGCGGGCTCGGTCGACGCGGGCGAGCTGCGGCCGCTCTTCCCGCCGCCCGGAGCCACCGTCAAGGCCACCGCCGAGCAGGTGGTCGGCCATTTCGGCGGTAGCTCCGACGTAGAGGCCGGTTCGCGGCACGGCGCCGTCGAATCCGGTCCGGGCGGTGACGACGCCGACTTCCTGGAGATCGAGCAGTTCGCCCGGCTGAAGCGGATAGCCCGCAAACCGGCCCCCGTGCTGTTCGCCGTACTCCTGCTGGTGTCGCTCATCGCCTGCCGGGCGCTGCTGGGCGGAGGCGCCCTCGCGGGCGGCGCCCTGCTCCCCGCGCCCGATCACGTATCGGAGCTGTGGAACCGCTACGCCGACGTGTGGCACCCCCTCAGCACCGGCGGCACCCAGACCGCCCCGCCGTACCTCGGCATCGTCGCCGTGTTCTCCACCGTCCTGCTGGGGCACACCGGACTCGCGCTCACCCTGCTGCTGGTCTGCTCGGTCCCGCTGGCCGGTCTCACCGCGTACTTCGCCTCCCGCCCGCTCACCGGATCGCGGCTGCTGCGGGCCTGGGGAAGCATCGCGTACGCCTTCCTGCCCGCCGCGACCGGCGCCCTGGCCTCCGGGCGGCTCGGCACCGCCGTACTCGCCGTCCTGCTGCCGCTGATCGCCCGCTGCGCCGTATCCGCCGCCGGAGTGCGCGGGGAGCGCGGAAGCTGGCGGGCCGTCTGGGCCTACGCGTTCCTGCTCACCCTCACCATGGCCTTCACGCCCGTCGTGTGGCCGCTCGCCGTGGTCGTCGGGATCGCCGTCCTGGTGCTGCACCGCGACGAGATCACCGCGTACGGGCTGCGCCTCCTCGCGGTCGCCGGTACACCTCTCGTGCTGCTGGCGCCCTGGTCGCTCTCGCTGCTCGCCGGCCCTTCGGGCTCCTTCCGCGAGGCGGGCATGGAGTTCGGCACGGGCTCGGCCTCCGCGCTCGACCTGCTGGGCATGAGCCCCGGCGGTCCGAAGACCGCGGGCGGTGTGCTGCTCATCGCAGTGGTGCTCGCCGCGCTGGCCGCCCTGCTGCGCGGGGAGCGGCAGTTCGCCATCCGCGGTGCCTGGGCGGTGGCGCTGCTGGGTCTGGTCTTCTCGGTGCCGGCCAACAGGTCGGGCTGGGCCGGTCCCACCACGCTCGTCTACGGGCTCGCGCTGCTGGCCGCCGCCGTGCTCGGCGCGGAGGGCGCCCGCGGGCGCGTGGCCACGCAGAGCTTCGGCTGGCGGCAGCCGGTCGCCGGGCTGATCGCCGTCGCCGCGCTGCTCGCGCCGGTGATCGCCGCCTTCAGCTGGATGGTCAGCGGCGCGGACGGGCCGCTGGAGCGGCGCGACCCGGTGCAGGTCCCGGCGTTCGTCGCCGAGGAGAGCGGCACCCGCGACCAGGCCCGCACCCTGATCCTCGGCGGGACATCGCCCGCGGAGGTCTCGTACACGCTGGTGCGCGGATCGGGCGGCAGGCTCGGCGACGCGGAGCTGGCCCGCGCGGGCGGCAGCAGCCCCCGGCTCGACAAGGTCGTCTCCAATCTGGTCGCGGGCTCCGGCGCCGACCAGTCCAGCCAGCTCAGCGGGTACGCCATCCGCTATCTGCTGGTCAGGGACGGCGCGCCGCGCGAGATGAGCCGGGTGCTCGACGCCACCCCGGGGCTGAGCCGGCTCAGCCAGCTGGACGGCAGCGAGCTCTGGCGCGTCGACCGGCAGGTCGCGCGGGCCACGATCGTCTCCGGCACGTCGCAGGACGCGAGCTCCGAACCGCAGTCCGTCGCCGCGGGCCCGGTGGACATCCACACCACCGTCCCGGCCGGCGCGTCCGGCCGCGTGCTGCGGCTCGCGGACGCCGCCGCCCCCGGCTGGCAGGCCACCCTGGACGGCCGCTCGCTGACCAGGACGACCGTCGACGGCTGGGCCCAGGGGTTCGAACTCCCCGCGCAGGGCGGGAAGCTCGATGTCAGCTACGACGAGCCCCTCACCCACACCCTCTGGGTCTGGGCACAGGTGCTGCTCGCGGTCGTGCTGCTGGTGCTCGCCCTTCCCGGCCGCCGGAAGCGGATCGACGACGACCTCCCCGAGGAGGAACTCCCCGTACCCGCCGAGCCGGTGGCGGGCGAGGGCCGCAGGGCCCGCAGACTGCGCGCCGCCGCCCAGGCCGAGGCCGCCGGGAGCACGGACGGACCGGACCCGGCGGGCGGCCCGGACACCACCGGAGCCACGGAGGACGGCCCCGCCGGTGAACCCGGCGAACAGGACCCGTACGCCCCTGCCGGAGACCCCGCGGGAGCGCCCCAGGCCGCCCCCGCGCACCCCGCCGCCGACGACGGCTTCGCCCCGCAGTACGGGTCGGAGATCCCGCAGCAGCCCGCCTACGGCGAGTGGGAGCAGTCCGCGTACGCGACGGGCGACTACAGCCAGTACCCGGCCGGGCAGTACGGCAGCGAAGGGCACTACGGAAACGACGGCACCTACGTCCCCGGCCAGTACGGCCAGGACGCCCAGTACGGCAGTGAGGGGCAGTACGGCGGCGAAGGGCAGTACGCCGACGACGGCCGGGGCGGAGGCGGCCAGCAGGGCCAGTACCCCGAGGGACAGCAGCAGTACGACCCGTACCAGCAGCAGCCCGACGGCCAGTACGACCCGTACGGCTACGGCCGGCCGCAGCAGCGGCCCTACCCCGACGAGAACGAGCACCGCCCCGACGGGAGCAACCAGTGA
- a CDS encoding SIS domain-containing protein produces MLDESLLDAPEALARADRRGLLRGAAEAGARVRTAARNAAEAGLAELKPEGRPRAVLVAGSGAAATGVADLLTALAGAAAPVTRLHPTGVAPAAGALRWALPGWAGSVDLLLIATADGTEPGLALLAEQAYRRGCTVVGVAPRRSPLTEAVDGAHGLVVPMAEAPYEEDTEVPFTGVGPGALWALLTPLLVLLDRVGLVTAPPETLQRVADRLDSTAERCGPAIATYTNPAKTLASELADSLPLIWTEGVAAAPVGRRFAAVLTELAGRPALAAELPEALPAHGALLVGPFAGDADPDDFFRDRVDDPQALHARVVLLRDRPAGGLTAAPAAREIALAQDTPISELEPEAGSELECLAELLAVTDFAAAYTALATA; encoded by the coding sequence ATGCTCGACGAGTCGTTGCTCGACGCCCCGGAGGCCCTGGCCCGAGCCGACCGCCGCGGACTCCTCCGCGGCGCAGCCGAGGCCGGAGCCCGTGTCCGTACCGCCGCCCGGAACGCGGCCGAGGCCGGCCTCGCCGAGCTGAAACCGGAAGGGCGGCCCCGCGCCGTACTCGTCGCCGGTTCCGGCGCCGCCGCGACCGGCGTGGCCGACCTGCTCACCGCCCTGGCGGGCGCGGCGGCCCCGGTCACCAGGCTGCACCCGACGGGGGTCGCCCCTGCCGCGGGCGCACTGCGCTGGGCGCTGCCCGGCTGGGCCGGGTCCGTGGACCTGCTGCTCATCGCCACCGCCGACGGCACGGAGCCGGGCCTCGCACTCCTCGCGGAACAGGCATACCGGCGCGGCTGCACGGTCGTCGGTGTCGCCCCGCGCCGCTCCCCGCTGACCGAGGCGGTCGACGGTGCGCACGGTCTCGTCGTGCCGATGGCCGAGGCGCCGTACGAGGAGGACACCGAGGTGCCGTTCACCGGGGTCGGCCCCGGAGCGCTGTGGGCCCTGCTCACTCCGCTGCTGGTCCTGCTCGACCGGGTCGGCCTGGTCACCGCGCCGCCCGAGACCCTTCAGCGCGTGGCCGACCGTCTGGACAGCACGGCGGAACGCTGCGGCCCGGCCATCGCCACGTACACGAACCCGGCCAAGACCCTGGCGTCGGAGCTCGCCGACTCCCTCCCGCTCATCTGGACCGAAGGCGTCGCGGCGGCTCCCGTCGGCCGCCGCTTCGCCGCCGTACTGACCGAGCTGGCGGGCCGCCCCGCCCTCGCCGCCGAACTGCCCGAGGCCCTGCCCGCGCACGGCGCGCTGCTCGTCGGCCCCTTCGCGGGCGACGCCGACCCGGACGACTTCTTCCGTGACCGGGTGGACGACCCGCAGGCGCTGCACGCCCGGGTGGTGCTCCTGCGCGACCGCCCGGCGGGCGGCCTCACCGCGGCCCCGGCCGCCCGCGAGATCGCTCTCGCCCAGGACACCCCGATCAGCGAGCTCGAACCGGAGGCGGGCAGCGAGCTGGAATGCCTCGCCGAGCTCCTCGCGGTCACCGACTTCGCCGCCGCCTACACCGCCCTTGCCACGGCCTGA
- a CDS encoding phosphomannomutase/phosphoglucomutase, whose amino-acid sequence MAGAVDLSQVVKAYDVRGVVPDQWDESLAELFGAAFVHVTDASAIVVGHDMRPSSPGLSGAFARGAAARGADVTLIGLCSTDQLYFASGQFDLPGAMFTASHNPARYNGIKMCRAGASPVGQDTGLAEIRTLVETWSATGAPEAAPTPGTVTERDTLKEYAAHLLSLVDLSAIRPLKVVVDAGNGMGGHTVPTVLAPLPLDVVPLYFELDGTFPNHEANPLDPANLVDLQAKVRETGADLGLAFDGDADRCFVIDERGEGVSPSAITALVAARELAAHPGGTVIHNLITSWSVPEVVREHGGTPVRTRVGHSFIKQEMATTGAIFGGEHSAHYYFREFWNADTGMLAALHVLAALGNQPGTLSQLVAPYDRYTGSGEINSEVTDQAASTALVREAYEHRDGITTDGLDGLTVTSTDWWFNLRPSNTEPLLRLNVEARDEPTMAGVRDEVLRLVRGTG is encoded by the coding sequence GTGGCTGGTGCTGTCGATTTGTCGCAGGTCGTGAAGGCGTACGACGTGCGAGGTGTCGTACCCGACCAGTGGGACGAGTCGCTCGCCGAGCTGTTCGGGGCCGCCTTCGTACACGTGACGGACGCGTCGGCGATCGTCGTCGGCCATGACATGCGCCCCTCGTCACCCGGTCTGTCCGGAGCCTTCGCGCGCGGCGCGGCGGCGCGCGGCGCGGACGTCACCCTCATCGGCCTCTGCTCGACCGACCAGTTGTACTTCGCGTCCGGGCAATTCGACCTGCCGGGGGCGATGTTCACGGCCTCGCACAACCCGGCCCGCTACAACGGCATCAAGATGTGCCGGGCCGGGGCCTCGCCGGTCGGCCAGGACACCGGCCTCGCGGAGATCCGTACGCTCGTCGAGACCTGGTCGGCGACCGGCGCCCCGGAGGCCGCGCCGACTCCGGGAACCGTCACCGAGCGTGACACGTTGAAGGAGTACGCGGCCCATCTCCTCTCCCTGGTCGACCTGTCGGCGATCCGCCCGCTGAAGGTCGTCGTGGACGCGGGGAACGGCATGGGCGGCCACACGGTCCCCACGGTGCTGGCCCCGCTCCCGCTCGACGTGGTGCCCCTCTACTTCGAGCTGGACGGGACGTTCCCCAACCACGAGGCCAACCCGCTGGACCCGGCGAACCTCGTCGACCTCCAGGCGAAGGTCCGCGAGACCGGCGCGGACCTGGGCCTGGCCTTCGACGGCGACGCGGACCGCTGCTTCGTCATCGACGAGCGCGGCGAGGGCGTCTCGCCGTCCGCCATCACCGCGCTGGTGGCCGCCCGCGAACTGGCGGCGCACCCGGGCGGCACCGTCATCCACAACCTGATCACCTCCTGGTCGGTCCCCGAGGTCGTACGGGAGCACGGCGGCACCCCGGTCCGCACCCGGGTGGGGCACTCCTTCATCAAGCAGGAGATGGCCACGACCGGGGCGATCTTCGGCGGCGAGCACTCGGCGCACTACTACTTCCGCGAGTTCTGGAACGCCGACACCGGCATGCTCGCGGCCCTCCACGTCCTGGCCGCCCTGGGCAACCAGCCCGGCACGCTCTCGCAACTGGTCGCCCCGTACGACCGCTACACCGGCTCGGGCGAGATCAACTCCGAGGTCACCGACCAGGCGGCCAGCACGGCGCTGGTACGGGAGGCGTACGAACACCGTGACGGCATCACGACGGACGGCCTGGACGGTCTGACGGTGACGTCCACCGACTGGTGGTTCAACCTCCGCCCGTCCAACACCGAGCCGCTGCTGAGGCTGAACGTGGAGGCACGGGACGAGCCGACGATGGCCGGGGTCCGCGACGAGGTCCTCCGCCTGGTGCGCGGGACCGGCTGA
- a CDS encoding L-lactate permease: MFVQPLEPVADSLALSALTAALPLLTVLVLLGAVRMKAHWAGLIGLAVAVLVALSAYGMPLGQTLSSGAQGALFGLFPILWIVVNALWVYRMTVRTRHFDILRRSFGRFSDDPRIQALVIGFCFGALLEALAGFGAPVAICAVMLVALGFDPVRAAVVALVANTAPVAFGAMGTPVVTLAQVSGLPLDTVASVVGRQTPLLALVVPLLLVVIVDGRRGLRETWAPALVCGVAFAAAQFTASNFVSVQLADILAALVGAAALMAVPGARRPVTEPVRAAVLTGERSEDLDEADPRREVVRAYAPYGLIVVIFSLGQIPPVKRLFDSATRVFDWPFLDVAGPGGTPVSANVFSLPLISTGGTLVLFAGVLTAAVIGVGAGAALREWAATVRELRYAILTVTSVLALAYVMNLSGQAATIGHFVAAAGAGLAFLSPVLGWFGVAVSGSDTSSNALFGALQVSAAHESGLSPQLLAAANSSGGVLGKMISPQNLTIACAAVGLKGQEGDLLRRVLPWSLGLLLVMCLIVMAQSTALLDWMLP; this comes from the coding sequence GTGTTTGTGCAGCCGCTGGAACCCGTAGCCGATTCGCTCGCTCTGTCCGCACTCACCGCCGCTCTGCCGCTGCTCACCGTCCTGGTGCTGCTCGGCGCCGTACGGATGAAAGCCCACTGGGCGGGCCTGATCGGGCTGGCCGTCGCCGTCCTGGTCGCCCTGTCCGCGTACGGCATGCCGCTGGGGCAGACACTGTCCTCGGGCGCTCAGGGAGCGCTCTTCGGTCTCTTCCCGATCCTGTGGATCGTCGTCAACGCCCTCTGGGTGTACCGGATGACGGTCCGCACCCGGCACTTCGACATCCTGCGGCGCTCCTTCGGCCGGTTCTCCGACGACCCCCGTATCCAGGCCCTCGTCATCGGCTTCTGCTTCGGTGCGCTGCTTGAGGCGCTCGCCGGATTCGGGGCCCCGGTGGCGATCTGCGCGGTGATGCTGGTGGCGCTCGGCTTCGATCCCGTGCGTGCGGCGGTCGTTGCCCTCGTCGCCAACACCGCACCCGTCGCCTTCGGCGCCATGGGCACACCCGTGGTGACGCTCGCACAGGTCAGCGGCTTGCCGCTGGACACGGTCGCCTCGGTCGTCGGCCGGCAGACCCCGTTGCTCGCCCTCGTCGTACCGCTGCTGCTGGTGGTGATCGTGGACGGCAGGCGCGGGCTCCGCGAGACCTGGGCGCCCGCGCTCGTCTGCGGAGTCGCCTTCGCGGCAGCCCAGTTCACCGCGTCGAACTTCGTCTCCGTCCAGCTCGCCGACATCCTGGCCGCGCTGGTCGGCGCCGCCGCCCTGATGGCGGTGCCGGGCGCCCGCAGGCCGGTCACGGAACCGGTACGGGCCGCCGTGCTCACCGGTGAACGCAGCGAGGACCTGGACGAGGCGGACCCGCGGCGCGAAGTGGTGCGCGCCTACGCCCCGTACGGACTGATCGTCGTGATCTTCTCGCTCGGCCAGATCCCGCCCGTGAAGCGGCTGTTCGACAGTGCGACGCGGGTCTTCGACTGGCCGTTCCTCGACGTCGCGGGCCCCGGCGGCACACCCGTATCGGCCAACGTCTTCTCGCTCCCGCTCATCTCGACCGGCGGCACACTGGTCCTGTTCGCCGGGGTGCTGACAGCCGCGGTCATCGGAGTGGGGGCCGGGGCCGCGCTCAGGGAGTGGGCGGCGACGGTGCGCGAACTGCGGTACGCGATCCTCACCGTCACCTCCGTCCTGGCTCTCGCCTACGTCATGAACCTCTCCGGACAGGCCGCGACCATCGGCCACTTCGTCGCTGCGGCGGGCGCCGGACTCGCCTTCCTCTCACCCGTGCTCGGCTGGTTCGGGGTCGCCGTCTCCGGATCCGACACCTCGTCCAACGCCCTCTTCGGCGCACTCCAGGTCTCCGCCGCCCACGAGTCGGGGCTCTCCCCGCAGCTGCTGGCGGCCGCCAACAGCTCGGGCGGGGTCCTGGGCAAGATGATCTCCCCGCAGAACCTGACGATCGCCTGCGCGGCAGTGGGTCTCAAGGGACAGGAGGGGGACCTGCTGCGCAGGGTGCTGCCGTGGAGTCTGGGACTGCTCCTTGTGATGTGCCTGATCGTCATGGCGCAGAGCACGGCGCTCCTGGACTGGATGCTGCCGTGA
- a CDS encoding Trm112 family protein yields the protein MPLEAGLLEILACPVCHSPLDDQSAAEENPELICTGKECGLAYPVRDGIPVLLVDEARRPA from the coding sequence ATGCCGCTCGAAGCCGGTCTCCTGGAGATCCTCGCCTGCCCGGTCTGCCACTCCCCGCTCGACGACCAGTCGGCAGCCGAGGAGAACCCGGAGCTGATCTGTACCGGTAAGGAGTGCGGCCTCGCCTACCCCGTCCGCGACGGCATCCCGGTCCTGCTCGTCGACGAGGCCCGCCGACCCGCATAA
- a CDS encoding metallopeptidase family protein gives MDSSLPPQPAEPRPRRRDRHGRGMRGPVAPPQVPLSTSRGDSFRDLVADSVERLERRWPQLSEVDFLVLDVPRVEGAENTDEWPGESSVPLGSAIAAEKDRPAQIVVYRRPVEIRTKNRDERALLVHEVVVEQVAELLGLAPESVDPRYGQD, from the coding sequence ATGGACAGCTCACTACCGCCCCAGCCCGCCGAGCCCAGGCCGCGCCGCCGCGACCGGCACGGCCGGGGGATGCGCGGGCCCGTGGCACCGCCGCAGGTTCCGCTCTCGACCAGCCGGGGGGACTCCTTCCGCGATCTTGTGGCGGACTCCGTGGAGCGCCTGGAACGGCGCTGGCCCCAACTCTCCGAAGTCGACTTCCTGGTGCTCGACGTCCCGCGCGTCGAGGGCGCGGAGAACACCGACGAGTGGCCGGGCGAGTCATCCGTGCCGCTCGGCAGCGCGATCGCCGCGGAGAAGGACCGGCCCGCGCAGATCGTCGTCTACCGGCGCCCGGTCGAGATCCGCACCAAGAACCGCGACGAGCGGGCGCTGCTGGTGCACGAGGTCGTCGTGGAGCAGGTCGCCGAACTGCTCGGCCTGGCACCGGAGTCGGTCGATCCGCGGTACGGGCAGGACTGA